In Oceanibaculum nanhaiense, the following are encoded in one genomic region:
- a CDS encoding ABC transporter permease translates to MNRPFLFAAQLALTLLVAAFLVIPVLMSMLAGVTVNFFQGISSGLTLRWVWRVLDLYADTLALSLGLALACLACTLVLGVPAAYALAKRPSRLTRLIEEMLVVPVAVPGLATALALLIAYGGFREFRTSAAFILVGHVLFTLPFMIRAVLAVLSSIDLKTLEEGARSLGASFPQRFFGVILPNCRSGILAGSLMVVTLSIGEFNLTWMLHTPLTKTLPVGLADSYASMRLEIGSAYTLIFFVMILPLLMAMQALSRPRRRKET, encoded by the coding sequence ATGTCGATGCTGGCCGGCGTCACGGTGAATTTCTTTCAAGGCATCAGCAGTGGCCTGACGCTGCGCTGGGTGTGGCGGGTGCTCGACCTCTATGCCGACACGCTGGCCCTGTCGCTCGGGCTGGCGCTGGCCTGCCTCGCCTGTACCCTCGTCCTCGGCGTGCCGGCGGCCTATGCGCTGGCCAAGCGACCGTCGCGACTGACGCGGCTGATCGAGGAAATGCTGGTGGTGCCGGTCGCCGTGCCCGGCCTGGCGACTGCTCTGGCATTGCTGATCGCCTATGGCGGCTTCCGCGAGTTCCGCACCAGCGCCGCCTTCATCCTGGTCGGCCATGTGCTGTTCACTTTGCCTTTCATGATCCGCGCCGTGCTGGCGGTCTTGTCCTCGATTGACCTTAAGACGCTGGAGGAGGGCGCGCGCAGCCTGGGCGCCAGCTTTCCGCAGCGCTTCTTTGGCGTGATCCTGCCGAATTGCCGGTCGGGCATCCTGGCCGGCTCGCTGATGGTGGTGACGCTCTCGATCGGCGAATTCAACCTGACCTGGATGCTGCACACGCCCCTGACCAAGACGCTGCCGGTCGGGCTTGCCGACAGCTACGCCTCGATGCGCCTCGAGATCGGCAGCGCCTACACGCTGATCTTCTTCGTGATGATCCTGCCGCTGCTGATGGCGATGCAGGCCCTGTCGCGCCCGCGCCGGCGCAAGGAAACCTGA